A segment of the Bacillus pseudomycoides genome:
TGTAGATAATGAAATTATTCCATATATTAAAGAATGGGATGAAAAAGGACATTTTGAACAAAAAATCTTGAAGCGTTTAGCAGAACTGCAATTTATGGGCGTTTGTATCCCAGAACAATATGGCGGAGTGGGCATGGACTATAATACGCTGGCTATTGTTTGTGAAGAATTAGAACGCGGTGACACTGCTTTTCGTACAGCTGTATCTGTACATACGGGGCTAAATAGCATGACACTCCTTCAATGGGGAACAGAAGAGCAGAAACAAAAGTACCTTGTTCCACAAGCGAAAGGTGAAAAGATTGGGGCATTCGGTTTAACGGAACCGAATGCAGGATCAGATGTCGTTGCGATGCAAACGACTGCGGTAAAACAAGGCGATTATTACGTCTTAAATGGATTAAAAACGTGGATTTCGTTATGTGATGTGGCAGATCACTTTTTAATATTCGCGAAAACAAATTCGGAATTAAAGCACCGCGGTATTTCTTGTTTTATCGTAGAACGAACATTTCCTGGAGTATCGACAAAAGCGATAAAAGGAAAACTTGGTATTAGAGCTGGCAATACAGGTGAAGTATTTTTAGATGAAGTAAAAGTACCGGTAGGAAACCTGCTTGGAGAAGAAGGAGAAGGATTCAAAATTGCCATGGCTTCATTAGATAATGGGCGTTTTACAGTCGCAGCAGGTGCATGCGGACTGATTCAAGCAAGTTTGGAAGCAAGTGTAAAGTATTGTGAAGAGAGAAAAACATTTGGAAAAGAAATCGGAAAACATCAGCTTGTGCAGCAAATGATTGCGAAAATGTCTGCGAACCTTGAAATATCACGCTTATTGGTTTATAAAGCTGGGTGGTTAAAAAATGAAGGGAAACGTAATACACGTGAAACTTCTTTAGCAAAATGGATCGCTTGTGACGCTGCATTTGAAGCGGCAAATGATGCAGTGCAGGTGCACGGGGCATATGGATATTCAAATGAATTTCCAGTAGAACGATATTTACGAAATGCAAAAGCTCCAGTTATTTACGAAGGAACACGTGAGATTCATACCATTATGCAAGCGGAATACGCACTTGGTTATCGCTCTGATAAGGAACTTCGTAATATGTTACCGAAGTGGCCTTTTGAAGAAAGTGAGGCAGAAATGGTAACGAAATAAAATAGGAAGGCAGTGCAACGAAGGTTGCACTGCCTTTTTTGTTATATTTTAAACTTACAAGTATTTACATATCTTTTGTCTTAGTGTACTATTTAACCAATACACTAAGACAAAAGGAGGGGGGAAATGAAAATTGAGTTTTCTCCTAACATACCGATTTATATTCAGGTGATGGAATACATAAAAAAAGAAATTGTAACAGGTCATTTATTACCTGGTGACAAAATTCCTTCTGTACGTGAATTAGCGAGTGAGTTACAGGTCAATCCAAATACAATTCAGCGTACATTTCAAGAACTAGAGAGGGAAGGTATCGTTGTAACACGCAGAGGAATGGGAAGATATGTAACAAGCGAAGGAGAGAAAATTATGGAGCTGCGCAAAGATATGGCAAAAGAACTGCTTCATTCTTTTA
Coding sequences within it:
- a CDS encoding acyl-CoA dehydrogenase family protein; the encoded protein is MNFSLTEEQQSVRKVVRSFVDNEIIPYIKEWDEKGHFEQKILKRLAELQFMGVCIPEQYGGVGMDYNTLAIVCEELERGDTAFRTAVSVHTGLNSMTLLQWGTEEQKQKYLVPQAKGEKIGAFGLTEPNAGSDVVAMQTTAVKQGDYYVLNGLKTWISLCDVADHFLIFAKTNSELKHRGISCFIVERTFPGVSTKAIKGKLGIRAGNTGEVFLDEVKVPVGNLLGEEGEGFKIAMASLDNGRFTVAAGACGLIQASLEASVKYCEERKTFGKEIGKHQLVQQMIAKMSANLEISRLLVYKAGWLKNEGKRNTRETSLAKWIACDAAFEAANDAVQVHGAYGYSNEFPVERYLRNAKAPVIYEGTREIHTIMQAEYALGYRSDKELRNMLPKWPFEESEAEMVTK
- a CDS encoding GntR family transcriptional regulator, with the protein product MKIEFSPNIPIYIQVMEYIKKEIVTGHLLPGDKIPSVRELASELQVNPNTIQRTFQELEREGIVVTRRGMGRYVTSEGEKIMELRKDMAKELLHSFINGMDNLGFSEEEILSILRSSLEEKREEN